A region of bacterium DNA encodes the following proteins:
- a CDS encoding T9SS type A sorting domain-containing protein, which translates to MNYRICYAICALVLLLAKSGPSQAQPIGETHVAGTTWWDTQQNASCGRMIAVDDSGNVHVVWTNGLTSDYYGPRHVYYNRWGPQFTRFAYDSGLQVDTFRRGGYVNLTLDREGYPLAAFHGVMTDSSGTAFHVALCRIGCDDITLLPNPRNGWLVWPKVVVDVNNHVHVLANRDDSFLGFNYEFYYAQGAPAPDSSFCEYTWQPVNGGSVLQSIDTLGVASYVIAASRTSPRVAMGWLRAYYRDPAADYQTEWKDVELSLSGDGGETWGPRLNITQFTPGDTACLAATHDTLHCNRDTLWAHADLSLLFDRTNGLHAAFTTTGYWTWASGHSQGRYSASEGLIWHWSEATGQFSLVADGWIAAAPNLPGAWQRMVCRPSLAVDPSNGYLYCSYARYDTAQVSEGGYFNSDVWISVSTDNGIAWSTGTNVTRTRPALIPTPSGECLSEREPTVAETVSDGALHLSYVLDRDAGAVSYSEGVATLNDFIYQRVPVDSIATTPLMPRYPLHWDSSGFLAAQKGSFIPHPSAFSLSAFPNPFNSTATLRFELPAASVVTVEVFDVLGRSVYRQNLGRMIAGEHRQRFDGSDLSSGVYFAALWTESATRVQKMMLLK; encoded by the coding sequence GTGAATTACCGCATATGCTATGCCATCTGCGCCCTTGTCCTCCTGCTTGCAAAAAGCGGCCCTTCGCAGGCGCAGCCCATTGGCGAAACCCACGTGGCGGGGACCACATGGTGGGACACTCAGCAAAATGCTTCCTGCGGCAGAATGATTGCCGTGGATGACAGCGGTAATGTCCACGTTGTCTGGACGAACGGTCTGACGTCTGACTATTACGGCCCGCGGCATGTTTACTACAATCGTTGGGGGCCGCAATTTACCCGCTTCGCCTACGATTCCGGCCTGCAGGTGGATACGTTCCGCCGTGGTGGCTACGTGAACCTGACATTGGATCGCGAAGGCTATCCCCTCGCCGCCTTTCACGGCGTGATGACGGACTCCAGCGGCACAGCTTTTCACGTGGCCCTGTGCCGGATCGGCTGCGATGATATAACCCTGCTTCCCAACCCCCGGAATGGCTGGCTGGTATGGCCCAAGGTCGTGGTGGATGTAAACAACCATGTCCATGTGCTTGCCAACCGGGATGACAGCTTCCTCGGATTCAATTACGAATTCTATTATGCACAGGGTGCGCCCGCTCCTGACAGTTCATTCTGCGAGTACACATGGCAACCGGTGAATGGCGGTTCCGTGTTGCAGTCCATAGACACGCTCGGCGTGGCATCCTATGTTATTGCCGCATCCCGCACGTCACCGCGCGTGGCAATGGGATGGCTGCGCGCCTACTATCGAGATCCGGCGGCAGACTATCAGACAGAATGGAAAGATGTGGAACTGAGCTTGTCCGGCGACGGTGGAGAGACATGGGGGCCGCGTCTGAATATCACCCAGTTTACGCCCGGCGATACGGCGTGTCTCGCGGCGACTCACGATACCCTTCACTGCAATCGGGACACTCTCTGGGCACATGCGGATCTGAGCCTGCTGTTCGACCGCACCAACGGCCTGCACGCGGCGTTCACCACGACGGGCTACTGGACATGGGCGTCAGGGCATTCGCAGGGGCGCTACAGCGCCAGTGAAGGCCTTATCTGGCACTGGTCCGAAGCCACCGGCCAATTCAGCCTCGTGGCGGATGGGTGGATCGCCGCCGCTCCGAACCTTCCCGGTGCATGGCAAAGGATGGTCTGCCGTCCATCGTTAGCCGTTGATCCTTCCAACGGTTATCTTTACTGCTCGTACGCGCGCTATGACACCGCGCAGGTCTCCGAAGGCGGATACTTCAACTCCGATGTTTGGATCTCCGTCTCCACCGATAACGGCATCGCATGGAGCACCGGCACCAACGTCACCCGCACACGGCCCGCACTCATTCCCACTCCGTCCGGAGAATGCTTGTCCGAACGCGAGCCGACTGTGGCCGAAACCGTGAGCGATGGGGCTTTGCATCTGTCCTATGTGCTGGACCGGGATGCAGGTGCCGTGTCATACAGCGAAGGCGTGGCCACGCTGAATGATTTCATCTATCAGCGCGTCCCGGTGGATTCCATCGCCACCACACCCCTTATGCCGCGCTATCCCCTGCACTGGGATTCCAGCGGTTTCCTTGCAGCCCAGAAGGGTTCCTTCATCCCTCATCCTTCAGCCTTCAGTCTTTCGGCATTTCCGAATCCTTTCAATAGCACGGCTACGCTGCGCTTTGAATTGCCGGCGGCTTCGGTGGTCACCGTGGAAGTGTTTGATGTGCTGGGCCGTAGTGTCTATCGCCAGAACTTGGGGCGAATGATTGCCGGAGAACACCGGCAGCGGTTTGACGGTTCGGATCTGTCCTCGGGCGTGTACTTTGCCGCACTGTGGACTGAATCGGCCACGCGGGTGCAGAAGATGATGCTCTTAAAGTAA